The sequence below is a genomic window from Thalassomonas haliotis.
GGCGACAGAATTTAACGCCGAAGTTGTCGGCTTAAATGATATTTACGATCAAGACGCAGACATATATGCCCCATGTGCCTTGGGCGCCACCATCAACGACAGCACCATAGACCGCATCAAGGCGGGCATTATTGCCGGTTGTGCCAATAACCAGCTGGCGGAGCCCCGCCATGACCAGGCCCTGGTAGACCGCGGTATCTTATATGCGCCGGATTATGTCATCAATGCCGGCGGTATTATCAATGTTTCTTTTGAAGAAGATTATGATAAAGACAAAGCGACCCGTAAGGTTGAAGAAATTTACGATACCTTACTGAATATCTTTAACACCGCCGACGAGCAAAACAAACCCACCGGCCGGGTTGCAGACGAAATGGCGCGTAAAATCATAGCCGCCGGCGGTAAGCAATACCTTTAAGCCGCACCTCTTGTCGGTTTAATTACTGACCGCCTGAGGTTAAAAATCCCCGTCAGCAACACTGACGGGGATTTTTAACCTGACCCCTAGTCAATTTTCACCTTACTGTCACGGCTATCCAGCGAAACAGTATCGATCCCCGCGATATTCCGCCCGCTTTTTTATTGCTGCTTTTCCAGAATTTTTTTAGCCCTGGGAATAAAGCGACCAAAAATAAACACGGCTTAAATGCATCAGGGCAAAAGCAGATCAATTACCGATAACAACAAAGAAAACGTAAATAAAGCTGTTTTTTTGTCCGTTATTCTATTATTATCCCGCCCCTTTTTTAGATATCCGTATTATTTAACTCTTTGACAAGGAAAAAGTGATTTTATGTCAATCTCCCGCCGTACCTTTGTACAAGCTTTAGGTTTAACTTTATTAACTCCGTTTGCCGTGCGCACTTTAGCCAGCAATACCAGCCCTGTCTATGCCGACTTCTTGTTAGGCGCAAACCCCGAGGGTTTGACGATTGATGAGCAAGGACAAGTGTTCGACTTATCTGTCGCCTCCGGCGATCCCAGCGAAACCGGTGTGATCCTCTGGACCCATATCAATCCGGCCAGTTATGTCCAGGGACAATCCCTGTTTGTCCAGGTTGCCAGCGACGATGCCTTTAACCAGGTGGTCTTTTCCGCAGAAGTTCTGGCCGAGAATATCAGCGCCGAGCGCGATCACACCATTAACATGGATATCCAGGGCCATTTAAGCGCCGGCAACCGTTATTACTACCGCTTTATATACGGCGATGTTATCAGCCGCACCGGGCGCTGCTTCACCTTAACCAACGGCGAACTTGATAATATAAAAATGGCGGTGGTGACTTGTCAGGATTACACCACAGGCTTTTATAATGCCTACAACCATATCGCCAATGAAGATATTCAGTTTGTGATCCACTTAGGGGATTTCATCTACGAATACGCCAAATACGAAGGTTTCGAGTCGCAAGTCATTCACCCGATGAACTTGCCCAGCGGCGAAAGTGTTGCCATGGACCTGGCAGATTACCGCCATATCTACCGGGAATACCGTAAAGACCCCAACCTGCAGCGGGCAATGGAAAACCACACCTTTATCATCACCTGGGACGATCACGAAACCGCAGACAATGCCTACTGGGATTATGACCGCGATACCTTAGGTGTACCCCATCATCCCTATACCACAGATGATCGCTTCGGCAATAACCCGGAAAATTTACGCCAGCTGCGCCGCGACGCACAAAAAGCCTGGATTGAATATGTTCCGGCCCGGGTTCAGGTGAATGAAAATGCCAGCCATGCCTTTGAATATTTAAGCCTGTACCGCTCGTTCAGATTTGGCGACCTGCTCGATCTTTATATGACCGACAGCCGTACTTACCGTACCAAAGAACCTTGTAAGGACGGTAGCGCCTGGCAGAATTTCTGGTGTACCGATTATGAAAAAAGTTCGCAAACCATGCTTGGTCATGAACAAAGAGACTGGCTGATCAACGGCTTAACCACTTCCACTGCCAAGTGGAAAGTCTGGGGTAACCAGACCTTGCTGGCACAGCTTGCCGGTACGGTAGCGGGTATTGAACTGGTTTATGCCAACTATGATGCCTGGGACGGTTATCAGTGGGAGCGTGAGAAAATCATGTCTGCCGTTAAAGACAATAATGTTTCCAACTTCGTCGTGCTCACCGGCGATCTGCACACCAGTATCACTTCCTATTTAAAAGTCGATTACGGTAATATCAACAACTGGGATTATTCCAACCTGGTCGGGGTTGAGCTGATGACACCGGCAATTTCTTCTCCCAACCTGCAGGATACCGTTAATCAAAACATCGATGTCGGCTCGGTCTTTAAAGCAATGTTAAATGGCGGTGTCCAGGTAAACAACCCGCATATTAAAGATTTCAACAGCGCTATCCACGGTTATGCCCTGATTGAATTTAACAAAAACGAGTTATTCTGGACCGTCTATAACATAGACAAGAAAACCGATAATCCGGACACGACTAAAAAGGTTTATAAGAAGTTCCATTACGAACCGGTTGATATGTGGTTAACCGAGCAAAGCTAACCCTTAGCGGCTTAATATCCGGGCGGAGTATACGTCCGGATATCAACACTGAAATCTTTGATCCCCCTTACCCGCAATTATCAAACAGCACCCGGGCTGTTAATTACGCTTAACCACTTCATCATTTCTTTTTTTGAATTCATCCACATACATTTGCGCAATATCAACATTGCCAAAATGGTGGATTAACTTTTTGATGGCTTTATCTTTGGTATCCTGAAAATGGGTTTGTTCGGTATGTGCCATGGTTAACCAAACTTGAACGAGGGCCGGGGGGAGTTTATCCATGATCAAATATCCTTTTCGCGAGCTTAAAATAACTATAGCTGAGAAAGCCATGAGTACTAAATATTCGATGAAAACTATTGAAAATTAATTAAAACATTCCAGTTAACGGCAACTCGATGATCCGGCTGCCCACGACAAATCTCCCGGTAAACCGCTTGCTTCATCCGCCTGTTTAAGCACAAACGAAACCCTTCTCTCAATTGAACATCTTTCAAACTTTACCCGGCACGCCCTGGCATCGACAGCTAAGCACAAATTCTCTCAACAGCTCACAGCAGCCACACCATTTTGCTGTCGGCTAAGCTAATAAAGAGCATCTTCATCATGATTAAATTCGGTAATTTCCCGCAGCAAGTTGTATTTGGAATTATTCCACTGGCTCAGCAGGAGATAAAACTCTTCCTTCTCAATAGATGCCGCGCTATGGGTAAGTAACTTTTCAGATAAGGTATTTAACCGGTCGAACTCTTCAATGTTCATTGAAACACTCCCTGTTGTCAATTGGCGATAAGTGATCACTATAGGATCTAAACAAAGGAAACATTTGACAGTGAAAACTAATACCACAAGGTGGTTACAATGCGATGCTATATTGAAAAACACTTAGTTAAAAGAAACAATATACGACAAGCTTAAACATTAATCCCCGGACCTTCTTACGCTGCCCTCTTGTTTGCTTATTTATCCTAGCCCAGCTTGCTCACTAATGCGAGAGATACTTTACCGATTCATTTTTCCCCCTTTACCCCCAGTGCGTAAAATTATGATCAGACATAAATCAAACAGCCGGGATTTAACATCTTTTGCATGTATATGCCCGGGGTAAAACCCATACCGCTTAATTTAAAAAATCATCCTTACCCTTATCAATTAAATTACCCGCGATGTTAATGTCGTTAGACACATTCCACTGCTGAAGTAACTGATGAAATTCTTCCATTTCAACTGAGCTTGCTGTTTGATGGAGGGCCTTTTCCGATAATAAATTCATCCGTTCGAATTCATCCTTGCTCATAACAAAACCTTGCCAAAATTATCGTGGTAGTTACTTGCTTAATAATGGATGAATTACCGCCTGAGTTCAAGTATGGGTAAAAGGTCCAGTCCGTGCGGCAATTTATTGCCATGCGGTAATAAATTGCCGCATGGCAAACCACTAGATGGCAGTGCCTCAGACCTGCTCATCGGCTAGAATATCCATAATCGATGCCGTTTGTCCTTCTCCCGAGTCTAACCTTGAAACCTGCTGGTAAAGGTTGGCGCCGCCTTTAAAAGTCCCCTGGGCATTCATCAACGGATTCTCTTTCGGTGCTTTGCTGATCATGTCTTCTAAATTAACGCCGAACTCGCCGGCCATGTTTTTAATGGACTCAGGGGCCTGACCGGCAAAGGTCGCGGCATCGAAACTACCGCTTTCTTTGGCGGTTTTCACCGAATCAAGAAAGGTTTTCGCTTCGGTTCTTTCTTCTGCGCTTAAACCTGACATATAGTTGTGGATTTTGCCCTTATCGCTAACATCCAGGCTTTTCTCCTGTGTTTTTTCCTGCATGGTCGCCTGGAACTTTTCAATCTGCTCCTGGGTCGCTTTTTGATAATCCATATAAGAATTCGTGCTGGTTACCAGTGACGGGCTTGTGCTGTTAATATTCATGTGTTAGCTCCAAATCTGAGGTTTTATTTAATTACGGCTAACTATCAGCAATTTACGTGCACGTTCATGTAAACACAGGGTAAGGTTTTGTAATTTTGTGTAATCCGCTAAAAGCGGCGGCTGGCGCCGGAAAAAGGGATGTTTTTTCCTCCCGGCGCAGACCTGAAAACCGGCGGAGCGGCTTAAGATAAATTTTCGATATTTTTCTCGAAAGCGGCAATATATTTAGCAATATCCAAACCGTCCGCCAGCACATGACTGAGTTCAACCGATACCGGCATCATCAAAGACTCCCCGCCGGGTGCCCTGGTATATTTTGCGGTTATTTTACCAAAGACGATTTTAGGGACATCATTAAAGCCGGCATTGGCGGCATGTTTATAGCTGGTAAACTCCAGCCAGGGGATCACCGAGTAAAAAATCTGCTCGGGCCGATTGTTGACATTGGCCAACGCCGGCTCTGACAGCGCCTGCTGCATTTTTTCCCTGCCCTTTTTCACAAAATCCTGCAGCACTTCGGTATGGGTAAAGTCACAAAAATTAAAAGTATCATCCGCTTTTAACACAGTGGCGGAGGGCTGGATACAATCGACTTGCCAGACATTTTTGTCGCTGTCTAAACGCCTTTTAAACGCATCAACGGCATTGGTGGCTTTGTTGGATAAATACAGCAAGGTCAGAAAAACCGAGAGCTGATTTTTCCTGGCATAATTTACCGCATTTGAAACATCAACATTGACGCAAAGATTAAAACAGGGATCGGTAAAGTCTTTATAAAATTCATAATGGTTTCGCCTGTTCCAACCAGACAGATCTATTTTTTTCATTTGTTATACCTTAATTTTTTACAAGCTGATAACCAGAGCGCTGATGATATGCCATCAGGCAAATACCAGGGCATTTTCTTTTATTTCCAACACCATCACATTCCCGTAAGCTAAACCGCTAAGTTCAGGCGCCACTAGTTCCAGGACGTTGCCCGGTTGAAAATGGTCAACTTTACTGCTGGCAAGCACCTGGTAGATATAAGCAGGATAGCGTTTTATCGATAAAGGCTGTTCCCGGATCAGCTCACAGCGGGCAAACCTGAAGTCTTCTGCAGCTAGGCCGGCGCACCATTTCACCTGTAGAAATTGATGATCCCAGCTGTTAAGGTTCACGTGATGACAGTTAAACGCCGCATTGATGGTGCCATTAAAACAAGCACTGAGATCTAAACCTAACGCCGCAAAAAAAGGTTTTTGCAAGGCTATGGTTCCTTCGGGATAAGGAGAGTCAACCGCCCTGCCCGAAGCTACGCCATAACCCGGCACCACAGTAAAAGGGTAAGAGCACAGTTTTGTTTTTGCCGGTTTAACCATATATCCCCCTTGCCAACTCCCAGGCTTTACCTGCATTAAGCAAAGTAGCCGCCTTTAAAAGAAAAAACGCCGAATGTGGCAACACAGTCGACGTTTAACATGCACGCTTTACCTAAACGCTGGGTTTAAAAGGCTACACCAATAAATGGTGGATATTGCCCAGATCTTTTTTACCTGCGATGATCTCATCCGGGGTTAATCCGGAAAGTTCATGCGGGAATACCAGCCATTCATCTGATTCGTGAATATAATAATCAGGCACCAGATCCACTTTCGAGTTTTTCGGTTTATACCAGGGACAGGCAATGCGCACATCTTGCGGCATGTTGCGGCGCGTCAATAAATTCAGCTGTTTGATCAGAGCTTCGATACTGCGCCCGGAATCAAAAACATCATCGACAATTAATAATCCGTCATCGGCATTGGCATTTTCTATGATGTAATGCAGGCCATGGACTTTGATTTCTTTACTCTGTTGATTGATGCCGTAATAAGAAGAGGTCCGTACCGCAATATGGTCCGTTTCAACTTTTTTAAAATCAAAGTATTCCTGCACAGCAATACCTATAGGCGCACCGCCACGCCAGATACCGACAATAAACTGAGGACGAAAACCATCTTCATATACTTTTGCCGCCAGACGAAACGAATCTTCCAGCAACTGCTGGGCAGAAATAAAATGTTTATCCATTTATGACAGAACCTTGTTGAGGCGCCTAATTAAGCGCTTGCTTGATACCAAAGGGCAATTATAACCTCATAGATAACATTTGATAATGCCTGAGGAGAGAATTTCCCTAAAAAATAGCACAGCCATAATCCGGACAAAGTGCTGTCAGTTTGTCATCAGGCGGTCCAGCAGGTAGATTTGCCGGCAGATAGAGGCGGTCGCCGCCAGGTAAAATTCCCGGTTGATGCCGTTAAAATCGTCATTGCCGGTATGGTAATTTTTATGGGTGCCGACGCCAAAATAGATAAAGGGGATCTTTGCCTTATAAAAAACATAATGATCGCTGGCTGCCCGCCACCTGATACGGTTATTGACCGCACTGCTGCCGCGGGCAATACTGCTGGAGCCTGATTTAAAGCCCTTTTTAACCTGTATCCGGGCCGAGTCTCTCAATCTGGCCCACATCTTTAACCCTTGCTTATCAAGCAAGCTATCCACGCCTTTACTGATAAACCTTAATTTCTTTGTGCCGCGATCGCCGGCAATCATATCCAGGTTGATGTTAAGTTTAATATCGGCAAGTAACGCTTGATAGGAACGGATAAAGGCGTGGGCGCCGACCAGGCCAACTTCTTCGCCGTCGCTAAACAATAAAATCAAGCTATAGCGCAAAGGGGTTTGTTTTACCTGCTCGGCGATGGCCAGTAAAGCCGCAGTGCCGGAAGCATTATCGTCGGCGCCGTTATATATCACGCGCGCGCCCTTGCCGATATGATCAAAATGGGCAGAAAGCACAATATATTGCTGTGGAAAGTCAGTCCCCGGGATATAGCCGATAACATT
It includes:
- a CDS encoding alkaline phosphatase D family protein, with protein sequence MSISRRTFVQALGLTLLTPFAVRTLASNTSPVYADFLLGANPEGLTIDEQGQVFDLSVASGDPSETGVILWTHINPASYVQGQSLFVQVASDDAFNQVVFSAEVLAENISAERDHTINMDIQGHLSAGNRYYYRFIYGDVISRTGRCFTLTNGELDNIKMAVVTCQDYTTGFYNAYNHIANEDIQFVIHLGDFIYEYAKYEGFESQVIHPMNLPSGESVAMDLADYRHIYREYRKDPNLQRAMENHTFIITWDDHETADNAYWDYDRDTLGVPHHPYTTDDRFGNNPENLRQLRRDAQKAWIEYVPARVQVNENASHAFEYLSLYRSFRFGDLLDLYMTDSRTYRTKEPCKDGSAWQNFWCTDYEKSSQTMLGHEQRDWLINGLTTSTAKWKVWGNQTLLAQLAGTVAGIELVYANYDAWDGYQWEREKIMSAVKDNNVSNFVVLTGDLHTSITSYLKVDYGNINNWDYSNLVGVELMTPAISSPNLQDTVNQNIDVGSVFKAMLNGGVQVNNPHIKDFNSAIHGYALIEFNKNELFWTVYNIDKKTDNPDTTKKVYKKFHYEPVDMWLTEQS
- a CDS encoding CatA-like O-acetyltransferase, with product MKKIDLSGWNRRNHYEFYKDFTDPCFNLCVNVDVSNAVNYARKNQLSVFLTLLYLSNKATNAVDAFKRRLDSDKNVWQVDCIQPSATVLKADDTFNFCDFTHTEVLQDFVKKGREKMQQALSEPALANVNNRPEQIFYSVIPWLEFTSYKHAANAGFNDVPKIVFGKITAKYTRAPGGESLMMPVSVELSHVLADGLDIAKYIAAFEKNIENLS
- a CDS encoding phosphoribosyltransferase, translating into MDKHFISAQQLLEDSFRLAAKVYEDGFRPQFIVGIWRGGAPIGIAVQEYFDFKKVETDHIAVRTSSYYGINQQSKEIKVHGLHYIIENANADDGLLIVDDVFDSGRSIEALIKQLNLLTRRNMPQDVRIACPWYKPKNSKVDLVPDYYIHESDEWLVFPHELSGLTPDEIIAGKKDLGNIHHLLV
- a CDS encoding M28 family peptidase, with protein sequence MASQGNEKARVYIINALKGLEVAPLGQDYRHVFNDKAGRDGANVIGYIPGTDFPQQYIVLSAHFDHIGKGARVIYNGADDNASGTAALLAIAEQVKQTPLRYSLILLFSDGEEVGLVGAHAFIRSYQALLADIKLNINLDMIAGDRGTKKLRFISKGVDSLLDKQGLKMWARLRDSARIQVKKGFKSGSSSIARGSSAVNNRIRWRAASDHYVFYKAKIPFIYFGVGTHKNYHTGNDDFNGINREFYLAATASICRQIYLLDRLMTN